Proteins encoded in a region of the Rhizobium sp. CC-YZS058 genome:
- a CDS encoding LysR substrate-binding domain-containing protein, whose protein sequence is MRDLNSVHLNGLRAVEAVARLGSLQAAAEELGVTIGAVSQQLSRTEKQLGRPLFDRTPRGLQLTALGERLTPRLKEGFLALNDAVAIARERDEQSLTISVAPVFAARWLVHRLDGFTADHPDLRLRIEATTKLNDLERSDIDLAIRVGSGHWAGVRAEPLLAQRVFPVCCPAVAARLRTPEDLLREGAVVDGQAMFDWSIWLTAAGLATRSMPTRHIFNEASLCLDAAIAGQGIMLAWQTLAVDALLRGSLVIPFPIFAETGFGHYLVTAPSRRESRITSAFKDWLRREIRDSLTAAGLPNQA, encoded by the coding sequence ATGCGAGATCTCAATTCGGTTCATCTGAACGGGCTCAGGGCGGTCGAGGCGGTGGCGCGGCTTGGCTCCCTGCAGGCGGCGGCCGAGGAGCTGGGCGTCACCATCGGCGCCGTCAGCCAGCAGCTTTCCCGCACGGAGAAACAGCTTGGGCGGCCGCTCTTTGACCGCACGCCGCGCGGCCTGCAGCTGACCGCACTCGGCGAGCGGCTGACCCCGCGCCTGAAGGAAGGCTTTCTCGCGTTGAACGATGCAGTGGCCATCGCCCGCGAGCGCGACGAGCAAAGCCTGACGATCTCGGTCGCTCCGGTCTTCGCCGCGCGCTGGCTGGTCCATCGGCTCGATGGCTTCACGGCAGACCATCCGGATCTGCGGCTGCGGATCGAAGCGACGACGAAGCTGAACGACCTCGAGCGGTCCGATATCGATCTCGCCATCCGCGTCGGCAGCGGCCATTGGGCGGGGGTCAGGGCCGAGCCGCTGCTGGCGCAACGCGTCTTCCCGGTTTGTTGCCCGGCGGTCGCCGCGCGGCTCCGTACGCCTGAGGACCTGCTGCGCGAAGGCGCGGTGGTCGATGGCCAGGCCATGTTCGATTGGTCGATCTGGTTGACGGCAGCCGGGCTCGCGACCCGCAGCATGCCGACGCGTCATATCTTCAACGAGGCCTCGCTCTGTCTGGATGCGGCGATCGCCGGTCAGGGCATCATGCTTGCCTGGCAGACGCTCGCCGTCGATGCGCTCTTGCGCGGAAGCCTGGTCATTCCCTTCCCGATCTTCGCCGAAACCGGCTTTGGCCATTACCTCGTCACCGCCCCCTCGCGCCGCGAAAGCCGTATCACCAGCGCTTTCAAGGACTGGCTGCGCCGCGAGATCCGCGACAGCCTCACCGCCGCCGGCCTGCCGAACCAGGCGTGA
- a CDS encoding DUF4406 domain-containing protein has product MLILIAGPYRSGTGDDPALMAENLRRLEAPAYRLFQAGHVPMIGEWVALPVWRSGGGKVVGDDLYEEIFHPVAGRLLALCDAVLRLPGESKGADNDVRIARERGIPVYHRLEDVPGCAAEVAA; this is encoded by the coding sequence ATGCTGATTTTGATCGCCGGCCCCTATCGCTCCGGTACGGGCGATGATCCCGCCCTGATGGCAGAGAACCTGAGGCGGCTGGAGGCGCCGGCCTATCGCCTGTTTCAGGCCGGCCACGTGCCGATGATCGGCGAATGGGTGGCGCTGCCGGTCTGGCGGTCCGGCGGTGGAAAGGTCGTGGGCGACGACCTCTATGAGGAGATTTTCCACCCCGTTGCTGGTCGTCTGCTCGCGCTTTGCGACGCCGTTCTGCGTCTGCCGGGCGAGAGCAAGGGCGCCGACAATGATGTTCGCATTGCCCGCGAACGCGGCATTCCCGTCTATCACAGGCTGGAGGACGTGCCGGGCTGCGCAGCCGAAGTGGCTGCGTAA
- a CDS encoding DeoR/GlpR family DNA-binding transcription regulator, whose product MLTSQRHAHILDRLSRDGQIVATRLALELGLSEDTIRRDLRELAGEGKLKRVHGGALPLSPDLPDLAERETIAADVKQALGRRAAALIAPGMVVFLDGGSTNAALVAALPRSLTVTIVTHSPTIAAALAGHDAEVILLGGRLYKHSMVTTGAAVVEALAALRVDLFFLGATALHPVHGATTGDYEEAQVKRAIAARADATWLMAAEPKFDRVSPHRILPLADLQGLVIPAGLEEARISPYAEAGLEIVTA is encoded by the coding sequence ATGCTGACCAGCCAGCGCCACGCGCATATTCTCGATCGCCTCAGCCGCGACGGGCAGATCGTCGCCACTCGGCTCGCGCTTGAGCTCGGGCTCTCGGAAGATACGATCCGCCGCGATCTGCGCGAGCTCGCGGGTGAAGGAAAACTGAAACGGGTACATGGTGGCGCCCTGCCGCTCTCACCCGACCTGCCGGATCTGGCGGAGCGCGAGACGATTGCCGCCGATGTGAAGCAGGCGCTGGGGCGGCGGGCAGCGGCGTTGATCGCGCCGGGCATGGTCGTGTTTCTCGATGGCGGCAGCACCAATGCGGCGCTGGTCGCCGCCCTGCCCCGCAGCCTGACGGTGACGATCGTGACCCACAGCCCGACGATCGCGGCGGCCCTTGCGGGGCACGATGCCGAGGTGATCCTGCTCGGCGGCCGGCTCTACAAGCATTCGATGGTGACGACGGGGGCTGCCGTGGTCGAGGCGCTCGCTGCGCTTCGGGTCGATCTCTTCTTTCTGGGTGCCACCGCGCTGCACCCGGTGCATGGCGCAACGACCGGCGATTATGAGGAGGCGCAGGTCAAGCGCGCCATTGCCGCCCGGGCGGATGCCACCTGGCTCATGGCGGCCGAGCCCAAGTTCGACCGCGTCTCGCCGCATCGCATCCTGCCGCTCGCCGACCTTCAGGGGCTGGTCATACCGGCAGGGCTGGAAGAGGCTCGAATCTCGCCCTATGCCGAAGCGGGGCTGGAGATCGTCACGGCCTGA
- a CDS encoding asparaginase codes for MANPVLVEVTRGNLVESRHRGVVVVVDGGGRVVFSQGDVETPVFPRSACKAMQALPLVEGGAADAYGFGDKELALSCASHDGTEAHAALAAAMLAAAGRDVDTLECGAHWSFAQGVLIDQARRLERPSALHNNCSGKHAGFVCTACHAGEDPTGYIGYDHPIQREIRAVMSELTGTTLGQDVCGIDGCAIPTYAVPLKGLAHGFAKMATGEGISPGRARASRRLMEACMAEPFYVAGHNRACTRLMSLAPGRIFAKTGAEGVFCATIPEQGLAIALKCEDGTTRAAEAMVAATLARFFADEPELAEALQSEATQTMKNWNGMTVGTVRVTEALL; via the coding sequence ATGGCAAATCCGGTTCTGGTCGAAGTCACGCGCGGCAATCTCGTCGAAAGCCGCCATCGCGGCGTGGTGGTGGTGGTCGATGGCGGGGGCCGCGTTGTCTTCTCGCAGGGCGATGTGGAGACGCCGGTCTTCCCGCGTTCCGCCTGCAAGGCCATGCAGGCGCTGCCGCTGGTTGAAGGGGGGGCGGCCGATGCCTATGGCTTCGGCGACAAGGAACTGGCGCTGTCCTGCGCCTCGCATGATGGAACCGAGGCGCATGCCGCGCTCGCCGCCGCCATGCTCGCCGCCGCCGGCCGCGATGTCGACACGCTCGAATGTGGGGCGCACTGGTCCTTTGCGCAAGGCGTGCTGATCGATCAGGCGCGCCGGCTGGAGCGGCCGAGCGCGCTGCATAACAATTGCTCGGGCAAGCATGCGGGCTTCGTCTGCACGGCCTGCCATGCCGGCGAGGATCCGACCGGTTACATCGGCTACGACCATCCGATCCAGCGCGAGATCCGCGCCGTGATGAGCGAGCTGACCGGCACGACGCTGGGGCAGGATGTCTGCGGCATCGATGGCTGCGCCATTCCCACCTATGCCGTGCCGCTGAAAGGCCTGGCGCATGGCTTCGCCAAGATGGCGACGGGGGAGGGCATCTCGCCCGGTCGCGCGCGGGCCTCGCGCCGCCTCATGGAAGCCTGCATGGCCGAGCCCTTCTATGTCGCCGGTCACAACCGCGCCTGCACGCGGCTGATGTCGCTGGCGCCCGGCCGAATCTTCGCGAAAACCGGGGCGGAAGGCGTCTTCTGCGCGACAATCCCCGAACAGGGCCTCGCCATCGCGCTCAAATGCGAGGACGGCACCACCCGGGCCGCCGAAGCCATGGTGGCTGCCACGCTTGCCCGCTTCTTCGCCGATGAGCCGGAACTCGCCGAAGCGCTGCAGTCCGAAGCGACGCAGACGATGAAGAACTGGAACGGCATGACCGTCGGGACGGTGCGCGTTACCGAGGCGCTCCTCTGA
- a CDS encoding DUF3750 domain-containing protein → MTVLRHLSIAFLLIYLLPTLAAAGVWIARDRPARWSEANWSSSGLLPRPENDSAAAIYVLSAATGGLKGAVASHAWIVTKAAGDTVYNRYDKVGWGTPIRRNMRDADGLWYSNPPRLVVAIKGAEAERLIPEVEAAIQSYPYAKPGAYRLWPGPNSNTFVAHVLRSVPELGAVLPPDAVGRDYLPEGRLVALDADGRDLHVTLFGLIGLSAGIRSGIELHILGLVAGLDLTNPGIKIPGFGRLGV, encoded by the coding sequence ATGACCGTCCTTCGCCACCTCTCGATCGCCTTCCTGCTTATCTATCTCCTGCCGACGCTCGCGGCCGCCGGCGTCTGGATCGCGCGGGACCGGCCGGCGCGCTGGAGCGAGGCCAACTGGTCATCCTCCGGCCTGCTGCCGCGACCGGAGAACGACAGCGCAGCGGCGATCTACGTGCTGTCAGCCGCAACAGGCGGGCTGAAAGGTGCGGTGGCAAGCCATGCCTGGATCGTCACCAAGGCGGCGGGCGATACGGTCTACAACCGTTATGACAAGGTGGGCTGGGGCACGCCGATCCGCCGCAACATGCGCGATGCCGACGGCCTCTGGTATTCGAACCCGCCGCGGCTCGTGGTGGCGATCAAGGGCGCTGAGGCCGAGCGGCTGATTCCCGAGGTCGAGGCGGCGATCCAGTCCTATCCTTATGCAAAACCCGGCGCCTACCGGCTCTGGCCGGGGCCGAACTCCAACACCTTCGTCGCTCATGTGCTGCGCTCGGTGCCGGAGCTTGGCGCGGTGCTGCCGCCGGACGCCGTCGGCCGCGACTATCTGCCGGAAGGTCGCCTCGTCGCGCTCGACGCGGACGGCCGGGATCTTCATGTCACGCTCTTCGGCTTGATCGGCCTCTCGGCGGGGATTCGCAGCGGTATCGAACTCCACATCCTCGGCCTCGTCGCCGGCCTCGACCTCACCAATCCCGGCATCAAGATCCCGGGTTTCGGGCGGTTGGGGGTGTGA
- a CDS encoding NAD(P)H-quinone oxidoreductase: MTLPHDMNYVDLSKPGGPEAMTIARGPLPELKPGHLLLRVEAAGINRPDVMQRQGKYPPPEGASPFMGLEVAGEVVAIGEGVEGFALGDKVTALANGGGYAEYCAVPASQALPWPKTYDATRAAALPETFFTVWANVFQMADLVEGESFLVHGGTSGIGTTAIQLAGAFGAQVFATAGSAEKCKACETLGARRAINYREEDFSAVLKAETEGRGVDVILDMVGAPYFARNLDSLARDGRLAMIAFSGGATLSDVSLVPIMTKRLRVMGSALRPRTAVEKEAIRDDLLEDVWPLLEEGTVSPVIHAVLPFANVAEAHRLMEDGQHIGKIILTL; this comes from the coding sequence ATGACCCTGCCGCATGACATGAATTACGTCGATCTTTCAAAGCCCGGCGGACCGGAGGCGATGACGATCGCCCGCGGACCCTTGCCCGAGTTGAAGCCCGGCCATCTGCTGCTGCGCGTCGAAGCCGCCGGCATCAACCGCCCCGACGTGATGCAGCGCCAGGGAAAATATCCGCCGCCCGAAGGCGCAAGCCCGTTCATGGGTCTCGAAGTGGCCGGCGAGGTGGTGGCCATCGGCGAGGGCGTCGAAGGCTTCGCGCTCGGCGACAAGGTGACCGCGCTCGCCAACGGCGGCGGCTATGCCGAGTATTGCGCCGTGCCGGCAAGCCAGGCGCTGCCCTGGCCGAAAACCTATGACGCCACCCGCGCCGCCGCCCTGCCGGAAACCTTCTTCACCGTCTGGGCCAATGTTTTCCAGATGGCGGACCTGGTGGAAGGGGAATCCTTCCTCGTTCATGGCGGGACGAGCGGCATCGGCACCACGGCAATCCAGCTCGCCGGCGCCTTCGGTGCCCAGGTCTTCGCCACGGCCGGCAGCGCCGAGAAGTGCAAGGCCTGCGAAACGCTCGGGGCCCGCAGGGCCATCAACTACCGCGAGGAGGATTTCTCGGCCGTGCTGAAGGCGGAGACCGAGGGGCGCGGCGTCGATGTGATCCTCGACATGGTCGGCGCTCCCTATTTCGCCCGCAATCTCGACAGCCTTGCCCGCGACGGCCGGCTGGCGATGATCGCCTTTTCCGGCGGCGCGACGCTGTCCGATGTCTCGCTGGTGCCCATCATGACCAAGCGGCTGCGGGTCATGGGCTCGGCGCTGCGCCCGCGCACGGCGGTCGAGAAGGAGGCGATCCGCGACGATCTTCTGGAGGACGTCTGGCCGCTGCTCGAGGAGGGGACCGTCTCTCCGGTGATCCACGCGGTGCTACCCTTTGCCAATGTCGCCGAGGCCCATCGCCTGATGGAGGACGGCCAGCACATCGGCAAGATCATCCTGACCCTGTGA
- the betI gene encoding transcriptional regulator BetI, whose amino-acid sequence MPKLGMEPVRRKALVDAALSAIGDQGTLTVTMSDIARRAGVSPALAHHYFGSKEELLIATIRSLLSDLRRDAIEALRAAPSPRARVSALIRVSFQAGQFAPETVAAWLAFYSQAQKSDSMRHLLVLYARRLHSNLVVSLAALCPPEVARSIADGAAALIDGLYLRRALAAAPLSRERSIALTEAYVDAALARAGIEMPAEGRDA is encoded by the coding sequence ATGCCGAAGCTTGGCATGGAGCCGGTGCGCCGCAAGGCGCTGGTCGATGCGGCCCTGAGCGCCATCGGCGACCAGGGCACGCTGACCGTGACCATGTCGGACATCGCCCGGCGCGCCGGCGTGTCGCCTGCCCTCGCGCATCATTATTTCGGCAGCAAGGAAGAACTGCTGATCGCCACCATCCGCTCGCTGCTCTCCGATCTGCGGCGCGATGCGATCGAGGCGTTGCGTGCGGCGCCATCGCCGCGCGCCCGGGTTTCGGCGCTGATCCGCGTCAGTTTCCAGGCCGGCCAGTTCGCGCCGGAAACGGTGGCCGCCTGGCTCGCCTTCTATTCGCAGGCCCAGAAGTCGGACTCCATGCGGCATCTCCTCGTGCTCTATGCCCGCCGGCTGCATTCGAACCTCGTCGTCAGTCTCGCCGCGCTCTGCCCGCCGGAGGTGGCGCGCAGCATCGCCGATGGTGCTGCGGCGCTGATCGACGGGCTCTATCTGCGCCGGGCGCTTGCCGCGGCGCCGCTTTCCCGGGAGCGCTCGATCGCGCTCACCGAAGCCTATGTGGATGCCGCGCTGGCCCGCGCCGGCATTGAAATGCCAGCCGAAGGACGAGACGCGTGA
- the betC gene encoding choline-sulfatase, which produces MSAERPNILIIMVDQLNGTLFPDGPAEFLHAPHLKSLARRSARFVNNYTASPLCAPARASFMAGQLPSRTGVYDNAAEYVSSIPTFAHHLRRAGYYTALSGKMHFVGPDQLHGFEERLTTDIYPADFGWTPDYRKPGERIDWWYHNLGSVTGAGVAEITNQMEYDDEVAFLAEQKLYQLARDSEDETRRPWCLTASFTHPHDPYVARRKYWDLYADCDELLPKIGMLANQDPHSERIIHSCDYKNFDVREEDIRRSRRAYFANISYLDDKVGSLIDVLARTRMLDDTIILFCSDHGDMLGERGLWFKMNFFEGSARVPLMIAGPGITPGLHAAPVSNLDICPTLCELAGISIADIMPWTDGESLRPVIDGAGRTTPVLMEYAAEGSYAPLVAIREGKWKYVHCALDPDMLFDLEADPLEQVNLAENPPDAATAATLEAFRQMREARWDMAAFDAAVRESQARRWIVYEALRNGAYYPWDHQPLRDASERYMRNHMNLDTLEQSKRFPRGE; this is translated from the coding sequence GTGAGTGCCGAGAGACCGAATATCCTGATCATCATGGTCGACCAGCTGAACGGGACATTGTTTCCCGATGGCCCGGCGGAATTCCTGCATGCGCCGCATCTGAAAAGCCTCGCCCGCCGCTCGGCCCGGTTCGTCAACAATTACACCGCTTCGCCGCTCTGCGCGCCGGCACGCGCCTCCTTCATGGCCGGGCAATTGCCGAGCCGCACCGGCGTCTATGATAATGCCGCCGAATATGTCTCATCGATCCCGACCTTCGCCCATCATCTGCGCCGCGCCGGCTATTACACGGCGCTCTCCGGCAAGATGCATTTCGTCGGGCCGGATCAGCTGCACGGGTTCGAGGAGCGGCTGACGACCGATATCTACCCCGCCGATTTCGGCTGGACGCCGGATTACCGCAAGCCCGGCGAGCGGATCGACTGGTGGTACCACAATCTCGGCTCGGTTACCGGCGCAGGCGTTGCCGAGATCACCAACCAGATGGAATATGACGACGAGGTTGCCTTCCTCGCCGAACAGAAGCTCTATCAGCTGGCCCGCGACAGCGAGGACGAAACCCGTCGTCCCTGGTGCCTCACCGCCTCCTTCACCCATCCGCACGACCCCTATGTGGCGCGCCGGAAATATTGGGATCTCTACGCGGACTGTGACGAACTCTTGCCGAAGATCGGCATGCTCGCGAACCAGGACCCGCATTCCGAACGCATCATCCACTCCTGCGACTACAAGAACTTCGATGTGCGCGAGGAGGACATCCGCCGCTCGCGCCGCGCCTATTTCGCCAATATCAGCTATCTCGACGACAAGGTCGGCAGCCTGATCGACGTGCTTGCGCGCACCCGCATGCTGGACGACACGATCATCCTCTTCTGCTCCGACCATGGCGACATGCTGGGCGAGCGGGGCCTCTGGTTCAAGATGAACTTCTTCGAAGGCTCGGCCCGCGTGCCGCTGATGATCGCCGGCCCCGGCATCACTCCTGGCCTGCACGCGGCACCGGTTTCCAATCTCGATATCTGCCCGACGCTCTGCGAGCTCGCCGGCATCTCGATTGCGGACATCATGCCCTGGACCGATGGCGAAAGCCTGCGGCCGGTCATCGACGGTGCCGGCCGCACCACGCCGGTGCTGATGGAATATGCCGCGGAAGGATCCTACGCGCCGCTTGTGGCGATCCGCGAGGGCAAGTGGAAATATGTCCACTGCGCGCTCGACCCCGACATGCTCTTCGATCTCGAGGCTGACCCGCTGGAACAGGTGAACCTCGCCGAGAACCCGCCGGATGCGGCCACCGCCGCGACGCTGGAGGCCTTTCGCCAGATGCGCGAGGCACGCTGGGACATGGCCGCCTTCGACGCGGCCGTGCGGGAAAGCCAGGCCCGACGCTGGATCGTCTACGAGGCGCTGCGCAACGGCGCCTATTACCCCTGGGACCACCAGCCGCTGCGCGATGCCTCCGAGCGCTACATGCGCAACCATATGAACCTCGACACGCTCGAGCAATCCAAACGCTTTCCGCGGGGAGAATGA
- the betB gene encoding betaine-aldehyde dehydrogenase — translation MRAQPKASHFIDGAYVEDTAGTPFDSVYPATGEVIAKLHAATPAILEQAVAAAKRAQKEWAALSPTARGRVLKKAAEIMRARNRELSELETLDTGKPIQETIVADPTSGADSFEFFGGVIAAGMNGSHIPLGGDFAYTKRVPLGVCVGIGAWNYPQQIACWKGAPALAAGNAMIFKPSEMTPLGALKIAEILMEAGAPKGLYNVIQGDRETGPLLVNHPDVAKVSLTGSVPTGRKVAAAAAGQLKHVTMELGGKSPLIVFEDADLDDAVSGAMLGNFYSTGQVCSNGTRVFVQSSLKSEFLERLKARTEVIRIGDPLDEDTQLGPMVSKAQRDKVLGYIEAGTAEGARLVTGGTIPNDVSGDGFYIQPTVFADVTDGMTIAREEIFGPVMCVLDFEREDEVIARANATEFGLSAGVFTADMKRAHRVVDQLEAGTLWINTYNLCPVEIPFGGSKQSGFGRENSLAALEHYSELKTVYVGMGKVEAPY, via the coding sequence ATGAGAGCGCAACCGAAAGCCTCGCATTTCATCGACGGCGCCTATGTCGAGGATACGGCCGGCACGCCCTTCGACAGCGTCTACCCTGCAACCGGCGAGGTGATCGCCAAGCTCCATGCCGCGACGCCCGCGATCCTCGAGCAGGCCGTGGCCGCGGCCAAGCGGGCGCAGAAGGAATGGGCGGCCCTGAGCCCCACGGCGCGCGGCCGGGTGCTGAAGAAGGCGGCCGAGATCATGCGGGCGCGCAACCGGGAACTTTCCGAACTCGAAACGCTCGACACCGGCAAGCCGATCCAGGAGACGATCGTCGCCGATCCGACCTCGGGGGCCGACAGTTTCGAGTTCTTCGGCGGCGTGATCGCGGCGGGGATGAATGGCAGCCATATCCCGCTCGGCGGCGACTTCGCCTATACCAAGCGCGTGCCACTCGGCGTCTGCGTCGGCATCGGCGCCTGGAACTATCCCCAGCAGATCGCCTGCTGGAAGGGCGCGCCGGCGCTGGCCGCCGGCAATGCCATGATCTTCAAGCCCTCGGAGATGACCCCTCTCGGCGCGCTGAAGATCGCCGAAATCCTGATGGAAGCCGGGGCACCGAAGGGGCTCTACAACGTCATCCAGGGCGACCGCGAGACCGGGCCGCTGCTCGTCAACCATCCCGACGTCGCCAAGGTGTCCCTGACCGGCTCGGTGCCGACGGGGCGCAAGGTGGCGGCGGCGGCCGCCGGTCAGCTCAAGCATGTCACCATGGAACTCGGCGGCAAGTCGCCGCTGATCGTCTTCGAGGATGCGGATCTCGACGACGCCGTCTCCGGCGCCATGCTCGGCAATTTCTATTCGACCGGCCAGGTCTGCTCCAACGGCACCCGCGTCTTCGTGCAATCCTCGTTGAAGAGCGAATTCCTGGAAAGGCTGAAGGCGCGGACCGAGGTGATCCGCATCGGCGATCCGCTGGACGAGGACACCCAGCTCGGGCCCATGGTTTCGAAAGCCCAGCGCGACAAGGTGCTCGGCTATATCGAAGCCGGAACGGCGGAGGGCGCGCGGCTCGTTACCGGCGGCACCATTCCCAACGATGTCTCGGGCGACGGCTTCTACATCCAGCCGACCGTGTTCGCCGATGTCACGGACGGCATGACGATCGCGCGGGAAGAAATTTTCGGCCCGGTCATGTGCGTGCTCGATTTCGAGCGGGAGGACGAGGTGATCGCCCGCGCCAATGCGACCGAATTCGGCCTGTCGGCCGGTGTCTTCACCGCCGACATGAAGCGCGCCCACCGTGTCGTCGACCAGTTGGAGGCCGGCACGCTGTGGATCAACACCTACAATCTCTGCCCGGTCGAAATCCCCTTCGGCGGCTCCAAGCAATCCGGCTTCGGCCGCGAAAACTCGCTCGCCGCGCTGGAGCATTATTCCGAACTCAAGACCGTCTATGTCGGCATGGGCAAGGTCGAGGCGCCCTATTGA
- a CDS encoding helix-turn-helix transcriptional regulator, whose protein sequence is MGDIQRLIIDGKAYVLLSEEDYQDLVDGMEADVIAARIAAGEETWPHELIVELINTDSRIRTYRNYRGLTASELAASAGISQPYLSEIEAGKKTGSVDVLARIAKALRVDLDDLVVEAVGDDHQ, encoded by the coding sequence ATGGGCGATATCCAGCGCCTGATCATCGACGGCAAGGCGTATGTTCTCCTCAGTGAGGAAGATTATCAGGACTTGGTCGACGGTATGGAGGCTGATGTCATCGCCGCACGCATCGCGGCTGGCGAGGAAACCTGGCCACACGAGCTCATTGTCGAACTGATCAATACCGACAGCCGTATCCGTACCTATCGAAACTATCGCGGCCTCACGGCATCTGAACTCGCAGCTTCCGCTGGCATCTCGCAGCCCTACCTCTCGGAGATCGAGGCTGGCAAGAAGACCGGATCGGTCGATGTGCTCGCCCGCATCGCCAAGGCGCTGCGGGTCGATCTCGATGATCTCGTCGTGGAGGCTGTGGGCGACGACCATCAATAG
- a CDS encoding cytotoxic translational repressor of toxin-antitoxin stability system, translated as MQPKRQAAIIAKIEAYASGGTVDIRKMQAKGYFRLRVGQDRVILDDLGVVIHIISVGPRGGIYKE; from the coding sequence ATGCAACCCAAGCGGCAGGCCGCAATCATTGCGAAGATTGAGGCCTATGCCAGTGGCGGGACGGTCGATATCCGTAAGATGCAAGCGAAGGGCTATTTTCGTCTTCGTGTTGGCCAAGATCGTGTCATTCTCGACGATCTCGGTGTTGTCATTCATATCATCAGCGTCGGACCGCGCGGCGGGATTTACAAGGAGTAG